One genomic region from Salinicola endophyticus encodes:
- the dapA gene encoding 4-hydroxy-tetrahydrodipicolinate synthase, which produces MITGSIVALATPMKPGGEIDWEALRRLVNFHLDQGTDAIVAAGTTGEPTTMSFAEHFDVIRTVVEEVGGRIPVIAGTGANNTAEAVELARYASEVGADCCLSVAPYYNKPTQEGLYQHFKAVAEASELPIILYNVPGRTCSDIYNETVFRLAELERIVGLKDATGNLERAEELIDRLKGSDFALYSGDDPTACDFMLMGGHGDISVTANVAPKAMHELCVAAAGGNHERAHQINARLAPLHTALGIESNPIPVKWALNRMGYADKGIRLPLTWLSERYHGSVGEALQLAGIETA; this is translated from the coding sequence ATGATCACAGGCAGCATCGTCGCCTTGGCGACACCGATGAAGCCCGGTGGCGAGATCGACTGGGAGGCGCTGCGCCGCCTGGTGAACTTCCATCTCGACCAGGGCACCGACGCCATCGTCGCCGCCGGCACCACCGGTGAGCCGACCACCATGTCGTTCGCCGAGCACTTCGACGTGATCCGCACCGTGGTGGAGGAGGTCGGTGGGCGCATCCCGGTGATCGCCGGGACCGGCGCCAACAACACCGCCGAGGCGGTGGAGCTGGCGCGCTACGCCAGCGAGGTCGGGGCGGACTGCTGCCTGTCCGTGGCACCCTACTACAACAAGCCGACCCAGGAAGGCTTGTACCAGCACTTCAAGGCGGTCGCCGAGGCCAGCGAGCTGCCGATCATTCTCTACAACGTGCCGGGGCGCACCTGCTCGGATATCTACAACGAGACCGTCTTCCGTCTCGCCGAGCTCGAGCGCATCGTCGGGCTCAAGGATGCTACCGGCAACCTGGAGCGCGCCGAGGAGCTGATCGACCGCCTCAAGGGCAGCGATTTTGCGCTCTACTCCGGTGACGACCCCACCGCCTGCGACTTCATGCTGATGGGCGGCCACGGCGATATCTCGGTGACCGCCAACGTTGCGCCCAAGGCGATGCACGAGCTGTGCGTGGCCGCCGCCGGCGGCAACCACGAGCGTGCCCACCAGATCAACGCGCGCCTGGCGCCGCTGCACACCGCACTGGGGATCGAATCCAATCCGATTCCGGTGAAGTGGGCGCTCAACCGCATGGGCTACGCCGACAAGGGCATTCGCCTGCCGCTGACCTGGCTCTCCGAGCGCTACCACGGCAGCGTCGGCGAGGCGTTGCAGCTGGCCGGAATCGAGACCGCGTGA
- a CDS encoding peroxiredoxin produces the protein MTLSIGQPVEDFTADATSDTTFRLSDYRGQQVVIYFYPKDSTPGCTTEGGDFRDNIDAFRAANTVVVGVSRDGLKAHENFKAKQGFPFELISDRDEAVCRQFDVIKLKKMYGKEHLGVERSTFLIDTEGKLAHEWRGVKVPGHVEEVLAAAQELNG, from the coding sequence ATGACACTCAGCATCGGACAACCGGTCGAGGACTTCACCGCCGACGCCACCAGCGACACCACCTTCCGCCTCAGCGACTACCGCGGCCAGCAGGTGGTGATCTACTTCTATCCCAAGGACAGCACCCCCGGCTGCACCACCGAAGGGGGCGACTTCCGCGACAACATCGACGCCTTCCGCGCCGCCAATACCGTGGTGGTCGGGGTCTCCCGCGACGGCCTCAAGGCGCACGAGAACTTCAAGGCCAAGCAGGGCTTTCCGTTCGAGCTGATCTCGGACCGCGACGAAGCGGTATGCCGTCAGTTCGACGTGATCAAGCTCAAGAAGATGTACGGCAAGGAGCATCTGGGCGTTGAGCGCAGCACCTTCCTGATCGACACCGAGGGCAAGCTCGCCCACGAGTGGCGCGGGGTCAAGGTACCGGGCCACGTCGAAGAAGTGCTCGCCGCAGCCCAGGAACTCAACGGCTGA
- a CDS encoding AI-2E family transporter, translating to MSLKGVLRQWFERYLSDEQAIVLLALLVGGFAVVIWMGQALAPFFTALVVAFLLQGVVGWLERCGLPRLLAVGLVFLLFLGALLALALIVLPLVWNQLMELVQEAPRMFASSQLWLDQLQARYPTVVTPDQIQGWIASAGRQASTLGQRALTLSLASLGSLMALIIYLVLVPILVFFMLKDRERLVAFLLSLLPRQRTLMTRVWQEMDDQIANYVRGKTIEIIIVGSVAFITFWAFGLPYAALLGLVVGLSVLVPYIGAAVATLPVAAVAGFHFGMGEQFFYVLLAYAILQALDGNVLVPILFSEAVDLHPVSIILAVLFFGGLWGFWGIFFAIPLATLIKALVQAWPRGIASQAEITSQ from the coding sequence ATGAGTTTGAAAGGCGTATTGCGGCAGTGGTTCGAGCGCTACCTCTCCGACGAACAGGCGATCGTCCTGCTGGCGCTGCTGGTCGGCGGTTTCGCCGTGGTGATCTGGATGGGGCAGGCGCTGGCGCCCTTTTTCACCGCGCTGGTGGTGGCCTTTCTGCTGCAGGGCGTGGTCGGCTGGCTCGAACGCTGCGGGCTGCCACGACTGCTGGCGGTGGGGCTGGTATTCCTGCTGTTCCTCGGCGCGTTGTTGGCGCTGGCGCTGATCGTGCTGCCGCTGGTGTGGAATCAGCTGATGGAGCTGGTGCAGGAAGCGCCGCGCATGTTCGCCAGCAGCCAGCTCTGGCTCGATCAGCTGCAGGCGCGCTACCCCACGGTGGTGACCCCGGATCAGATCCAGGGCTGGATCGCCTCCGCCGGGCGCCAGGCCTCCACCCTGGGCCAGCGCGCGCTGACCCTCTCGCTCGCCTCGCTGGGTAGCCTGATGGCGCTGATCATCTATCTGGTGCTGGTGCCGATCCTGGTCTTCTTCATGCTCAAGGATCGCGAACGCCTGGTGGCCTTCCTGCTCTCGCTGCTGCCGCGCCAGCGCACGCTGATGACGCGGGTATGGCAGGAGATGGACGACCAGATCGCCAACTACGTGCGCGGCAAGACCATCGAGATCATCATCGTCGGCAGCGTCGCCTTCATCACCTTCTGGGCCTTCGGGCTGCCCTATGCGGCGCTGCTCGGGCTGGTGGTGGGGCTGTCGGTGCTGGTGCCCTATATCGGCGCCGCGGTGGCCACGCTGCCGGTCGCCGCGGTGGCGGGCTTCCACTTCGGCATGGGCGAGCAGTTCTTCTACGTGCTGCTGGCCTACGCCATTCTGCAGGCGCTGGATGGCAACGTGCTGGTACCGATCCTGTTCTCGGAAGCGGTCGACCTGCACCCGGTCTCGATCATCCTGGCGGTGCTCTTCTTCGGCGGGCTGTGGGGTTTCTGGGGCATCTTCTTCGCCATCCCCCTGGCGACCCTGATCAAGGCGCTGGTCCAGGCCTGGCCGCGCGGTATCGCCAGCCAGGCCGAGATCACATCTCAGTGA
- a CDS encoding sulfurtransferase TusA family protein yields the protein MSHAPDHRLDASGLSCPLPLLKAKQALAGMQPGELLEVVATDAGSWRDFESFAAHSRHILVERTATAGSYRYWLRKAGKDSEA from the coding sequence ATGTCCCACGCCCCCGATCATCGGCTCGACGCCTCGGGTCTGAGCTGTCCGTTACCGCTGCTCAAGGCCAAGCAGGCGCTCGCCGGCATGCAGCCGGGGGAGCTGCTCGAAGTGGTCGCCACCGACGCCGGTTCGTGGCGGGATTTCGAAAGTTTCGCCGCGCACAGCCGGCACATCCTGGTCGAGCGCACGGCCACGGCGGGGAGCTACCGCTACTGGCTGCGCAAGGCGGGTAAGGATAGCGAGGCATGA
- a CDS encoding M48 family metalloprotease, producing the protein MIMRLHARASRGVLLGTLAVAALGLGGSPAMAQQTGMESPQRAGIESPQRAGMESPQPSGGGSYQLPDMGSTSATVTTSDEHRLGRAWLRQFRAQTDPWQDPIAQTYVRSILARLVPYSGVDDQLVVTLIDSRLLNAFAVPGGIVGVNAGLFASAPDEDEFASVLAHELGHLAQRHYARRMARIEQTQLPTMAAMLAGMIIAAGGGGGAGLATMVGSTAAFAQDQLAYSRRFEQEADRVGLNAMAKAGFDPQAMPKMFRSLQKLATLQGGNPPEFLLTHPVTESRISDTQARADQLPSPPAHDDTAYAMIRARALLLLNQDTPSQALTELEQDHPPAAAVRYLQALLTARQAHYSEALATLDTLAKTHPDLSMIPATAAQIAFDADDRPGALARARRILRLSPDYFPAQWVEAEALLQMQPGQAFDVLRGMSEQYPEDPNVFGLLAEAAGRSGRETWGQLARAEQLQLEGQIDTAIRQLDSASESAKRSGDYAMASRIAQRRQDFLDYREAMQNF; encoded by the coding sequence ATGATCATGAGATTGCATGCGCGCGCGTCGCGCGGAGTGCTGCTGGGCACGCTGGCCGTCGCTGCGCTCGGGCTCGGCGGGTCGCCCGCCATGGCACAGCAGACTGGCATGGAGAGCCCTCAGCGGGCTGGTATAGAGAGCCCTCAGCGGGCCGGTATGGAGAGCCCCCAACCTTCCGGCGGAGGGAGCTATCAACTGCCCGATATGGGCAGTACCAGCGCCACCGTCACCACCAGCGACGAGCACCGCCTCGGCCGTGCCTGGCTACGCCAGTTCCGCGCCCAGACCGACCCCTGGCAGGACCCCATCGCCCAGACCTACGTCCGATCGATTCTCGCCCGGCTGGTGCCCTACAGCGGCGTCGACGACCAGCTGGTGGTGACGCTGATCGACAGCCGCCTGCTCAACGCCTTCGCCGTCCCCGGCGGTATCGTCGGGGTCAACGCCGGCCTGTTCGCCTCGGCCCCGGACGAGGACGAGTTCGCCTCGGTGCTGGCCCACGAGCTGGGCCATCTGGCCCAGCGCCACTACGCCCGGCGCATGGCGCGTATCGAGCAGACCCAGCTACCGACCATGGCCGCCATGCTCGCCGGGATGATCATCGCCGCCGGTGGCGGCGGTGGCGCCGGGCTGGCGACCATGGTCGGCTCCACCGCCGCCTTCGCCCAGGACCAGCTGGCCTACTCGCGACGCTTCGAGCAGGAGGCCGACCGCGTGGGGCTCAACGCCATGGCCAAGGCGGGCTTCGACCCGCAGGCGATGCCGAAGATGTTCCGCTCGCTGCAGAAGCTGGCCACGCTGCAGGGCGGCAACCCGCCGGAGTTCCTGCTCACCCACCCGGTCACCGAATCGCGCATCAGCGACACCCAAGCGCGCGCCGATCAGCTACCTTCGCCACCCGCCCACGACGACACGGCTTACGCCATGATACGCGCCCGCGCGCTGCTGCTGCTCAATCAGGATACGCCCTCGCAGGCGCTGACCGAGCTCGAACAGGATCACCCGCCTGCGGCCGCGGTGCGCTACCTGCAGGCGCTGCTCACGGCCCGGCAGGCACACTACAGCGAGGCACTGGCGACCCTCGACACGCTGGCCAAGACCCACCCGGACCTGTCGATGATCCCCGCTACCGCCGCGCAGATCGCCTTCGACGCCGACGACCGCCCCGGCGCCCTGGCGCGGGCGCGGCGTATCCTGCGGCTCTCGCCCGACTACTTCCCGGCGCAGTGGGTCGAGGCCGAGGCGCTTTTGCAGATGCAGCCGGGCCAAGCCTTCGACGTGCTGCGTGGGATGAGCGAGCAGTACCCGGAAGACCCCAACGTGTTCGGCCTGCTGGCCGAAGCCGCCGGGCGCAGCGGGCGCGAGACCTGGGGGCAGCTGGCGCGGGCCGAGCAGCTACAGCTCGAAGGGCAGATCGACACGGCGATCCGCCAGCTCGATTCGGCCAGCGAGAGCGCCAAGCGCAGCGGCGACTACGCCATGGCCAGCCGGATCGCGCAGCGGCGCCAGGACTTTCTCGACTATCGCGAGGCGATGCAGAACTTCTGA
- a CDS encoding serine hydrolase codes for MPARSHDPNAPTADAYRHAAEPIGSVTDAYSGRLAPDLAVSTYRNIQRLFPSRTIAAGAAVRELPRSPRALGEISVVQGGEHYDLYDYLALNSVTGLLVLHRGQIRYETYQRGNGPDTRWMSMSVAKSVTSTLAGMAIHDGAIAEGLAARVGDYVPALADSAYTAVILRELLLMASGVGWNETYTDPGSDRRALLAAQLEQRPGAAMALMATLPRVAPPGTRHNYSTGETQILAEMVSRAVGRPLADYLAQKLWQPYGMEADASWWLASPQGVEIGGSGIAATLRDYARFGQFLIEGGRVAGASLLPAGWIAEATQPSVLAGGESIDYGYMWWSGWTEPSRRDRAFAARGIHGQYLYVNPRRELVIVQHAAAPKPMGRMVIEPMSLFDAIAAALAND; via the coding sequence ATGCCTGCCCGGTCACACGACCCCAATGCGCCAACCGCCGACGCTTATCGCCACGCCGCAGAGCCGATCGGCAGCGTCACCGATGCCTATTCGGGGCGCCTGGCACCAGATCTGGCGGTGTCGACCTATCGCAATATCCAGCGCCTGTTTCCGTCGCGCACCATCGCCGCCGGCGCAGCGGTGCGTGAGTTGCCACGCTCGCCCCGGGCACTGGGCGAGATCAGCGTGGTGCAGGGGGGCGAGCACTACGATCTCTACGACTATCTGGCGCTGAACAGCGTCACCGGCCTGCTGGTGCTGCACCGCGGGCAGATCCGCTACGAGACCTATCAGCGCGGCAATGGCCCCGATACCCGCTGGATGTCGATGTCGGTGGCCAAGTCGGTGACCTCCACGCTCGCCGGCATGGCGATCCACGACGGTGCCATCGCCGAGGGGCTGGCCGCGCGGGTGGGCGACTACGTGCCGGCGCTGGCCGATAGCGCCTATACCGCGGTGATCCTGCGCGAACTGCTGCTGATGGCCTCCGGGGTGGGCTGGAACGAGACCTACACTGACCCGGGCTCCGACCGCCGGGCGCTGCTGGCGGCCCAGCTCGAACAGCGCCCGGGGGCGGCGATGGCGCTGATGGCGACGCTGCCGCGGGTGGCGCCGCCGGGGACGCGGCACAACTACAGTACCGGTGAGACCCAGATCCTGGCGGAGATGGTCAGCCGCGCCGTGGGGCGCCCGCTGGCCGACTATCTGGCCCAGAAACTGTGGCAGCCCTATGGCATGGAGGCGGATGCCAGCTGGTGGCTGGCGTCGCCGCAGGGCGTCGAGATCGGCGGCAGCGGCATCGCCGCGACCCTGCGCGACTACGCCCGCTTCGGCCAGTTTTTGATCGAAGGCGGCCGTGTGGCAGGGGCGTCTCTGCTGCCTGCGGGCTGGATCGCCGAGGCCACGCAGCCGAGCGTGCTCGCCGGCGGCGAGTCGATCGACTACGGCTACATGTGGTGGAGCGGCTGGACTGAGCCCTCGCGCCGCGATCGCGCCTTCGCGGCGCGCGGCATTCATGGCCAGTATCTCTACGTCAATCCGCGGCGCGAGCTGGTGATCGTGCAGCACGCCGCGGCGCCCAAGCCGATGGGGCGGATGGTGATCGAGCCGATGTCGCTATTCGATGCGATCGCTGCGGCGTTGGCGAACGATTGA
- the rluB gene encoding 23S rRNA pseudouridine(2605) synthase RluB gives MTDTNTEKLQKVLARAGYGSRREMETAIGAGRIKVNGSVATLGDRVGARDRITLDDRPVNLRANDEVPRRVIMYNKPEGELCTRKDPEGRRTVFERLPRLKGERWIAIGRLDINTSGLLLFTTDGELANRLMHPSHQIEREYAVRVMGEVQREHVVNMVEGVMLEDGPARFTDVQEFGGEGINTWFHVVILEGRNREVRRLWESQGLTVSRLKRVRYGNIFLDKRAKAGEWLELSQDEIDELSTMAGLEPRKVPELTPDEKNRWSRDKNKRRPVTAMKKPRRPRRDA, from the coding sequence ATGACAGACACCAATACCGAAAAACTGCAGAAAGTACTGGCCCGGGCCGGCTACGGCTCGCGCCGTGAGATGGAGACCGCGATCGGCGCGGGGCGCATCAAGGTCAACGGCAGCGTTGCCACCCTGGGCGACCGGGTCGGTGCCCGTGACCGGATCACCCTCGACGATCGTCCGGTCAACCTGCGCGCCAACGACGAGGTGCCGCGCCGGGTGATCATGTACAACAAGCCGGAAGGCGAGCTGTGCACGCGCAAGGACCCGGAAGGGCGGCGCACCGTGTTCGAGCGGCTGCCGCGCCTGAAGGGCGAGCGCTGGATCGCGATCGGGCGTCTCGACATCAACACCAGCGGGCTTCTGCTGTTCACCACCGACGGTGAGCTGGCCAACCGGCTGATGCACCCGTCGCACCAGATCGAGCGCGAATACGCCGTGCGCGTCATGGGCGAAGTGCAGCGTGAGCACGTGGTCAATATGGTCGAGGGCGTGATGCTCGAGGATGGCCCGGCGCGCTTCACCGATGTCCAGGAGTTCGGCGGCGAGGGCATCAACACCTGGTTCCACGTGGTGATCCTGGAGGGTCGCAACCGCGAGGTGCGCCGGCTGTGGGAGTCCCAGGGGCTGACCGTGAGCCGGCTCAAGCGTGTGCGCTACGGCAATATCTTCCTCGACAAGCGCGCCAAGGCCGGCGAGTGGCTCGAACTCTCCCAGGACGAGATCGACGAACTCTCCACCATGGCCGGGCTGGAGCCGCGCAAGGTGCCGGAACTGACCCCGGACGAGAAGAACCGCTGGAGCCGCGACAAGAACAAGCGGCGCCCGGTCACGGCGATGAAGAAGCCGCGGCGGCCGCGTCGCGACGCCTGA
- the scpB gene encoding SMC-Scp complex subunit ScpB, with translation MNRLTDPYVTPALDEILEAVLLAAGEPLSLERIEAVFDEGKPPSRAAIRESLNKLSERLLAGGALELMESASGYQVRIRQRYSPWVSRLWDERPQRYSRALLETLALIAYRQPVTRGDIEEVRGVAVSSSIMRTLIERGWIRAVGQRDVPGRPAVYATTRAFLDALGLKSLDALPPMHELKHFETFETALHTPPTEDTVAADQAPAAETESPAAESERPAAESERPAAESETPSGDEQTVSSAASAVPDAGEHAETASPGQSLSFAELDARLAERARQRQAVEPDSAADATDADTPEASDEQDP, from the coding sequence ATGAACCGTCTGACCGATCCCTACGTGACGCCGGCGCTCGACGAGATTCTCGAGGCCGTGCTGCTGGCCGCGGGCGAGCCGCTGTCGCTGGAGCGGATCGAGGCGGTGTTCGACGAGGGCAAGCCGCCCTCGCGGGCGGCGATCCGGGAGTCGCTCAACAAGCTCTCCGAGCGGCTGCTGGCGGGTGGGGCGCTGGAGCTGATGGAGTCCGCGTCCGGCTATCAGGTGCGTATTCGCCAGCGCTACTCGCCGTGGGTCTCGCGGCTGTGGGACGAGCGCCCGCAGCGCTACTCGCGGGCACTGCTGGAGACCCTGGCGCTGATCGCCTATCGTCAACCGGTGACCCGCGGCGACATTGAAGAGGTGCGTGGCGTGGCGGTGTCGAGTTCGATCATGCGCACCCTGATCGAGCGCGGCTGGATACGCGCCGTGGGCCAGCGCGACGTTCCCGGGCGCCCGGCGGTCTATGCCACCACGCGGGCCTTCCTCGACGCCCTGGGGCTGAAGAGTCTCGATGCGCTACCGCCGATGCACGAGCTGAAGCATTTCGAGACCTTCGAGACCGCGCTGCACACACCGCCGACGGAGGACACCGTAGCCGCCGACCAGGCGCCTGCGGCAGAGACCGAGAGCCCTGCGGCGGAGAGCGAGAGACCTGCGGCGGAGAGCGAGAGACCTGCGGCGGAGAGCGAGACGCCGAGCGGTGACGAACAGACAGTATCTTCGGCAGCGTCGGCAGTGCCCGACGCAGGCGAGCACGCCGAGACGGCGTCCCCCGGCCAGTCGTTGAGTTTTGCCGAGCTCGACGCACGTCTGGCCGAACGCGCCCGCCAGCGCCAGGCGGTGGAGCCCGACTCCGCCGCCGACGCCACGGACGCGGACACCCCGGAAGCCTCGGACGAACAGGATCCCTGA
- a CDS encoding ScpA family protein yields the protein MRVIDSEQEPDAAEAASPEQLPLDFVVRVNGETLTQLPEDLYIPPEALKVFLETFEGPLDLLLYLIRRQNLDILAINVAAITHQYVEYVELMHAMEIDLAGEYLVMAAMLAEIKSRSLLPRPPKAAEDDDEEDPRAELIRRLQEYEQLKLAAEELDALPRQGRDWHPAQAALPTLTPRVVHPDVELGELLGALGQMLKRADLRQSHRISREALSTRDRMQAIMQRLRADQFTPFEALFTPREGRAGVIVTFMAILELARESMIEIVQNAPLSPIHVRARLALEAGAEAAFDADDMTDAAADESIFETDGVSDSDASSGRQQR from the coding sequence ATGCGCGTGATCGATTCCGAGCAGGAGCCCGATGCCGCCGAGGCGGCATCCCCTGAGCAGTTGCCGCTGGATTTCGTGGTGCGGGTCAATGGCGAGACGCTGACCCAGCTGCCCGAGGATCTCTACATTCCCCCGGAGGCGCTCAAGGTCTTTCTCGAGACCTTCGAGGGGCCGCTGGATCTGCTGCTCTATCTGATCCGGCGCCAGAACCTGGATATCCTGGCGATCAACGTCGCCGCGATCACCCATCAGTACGTCGAGTACGTCGAGCTGATGCACGCGATGGAGATCGATCTCGCCGGCGAGTATCTGGTGATGGCGGCGATGCTCGCCGAGATCAAATCGCGCAGCCTGCTGCCGCGCCCGCCCAAGGCGGCGGAGGATGACGACGAGGAGGACCCCCGCGCCGAGCTGATCCGCCGGCTGCAGGAGTACGAGCAGCTCAAGCTCGCCGCCGAGGAGCTCGACGCCTTGCCGCGCCAGGGGCGCGACTGGCATCCGGCCCAGGCGGCGCTGCCCACGCTCACGCCGCGGGTGGTGCATCCGGACGTCGAGCTGGGCGAGCTGCTCGGCGCGCTGGGGCAGATGCTAAAGCGTGCCGACCTGCGCCAGTCGCATCGTATCAGCCGCGAGGCGTTGTCGACCCGGGATCGCATGCAGGCGATCATGCAGCGGCTGCGTGCCGATCAGTTCACCCCGTTCGAGGCGCTTTTCACCCCCCGCGAAGGGCGCGCCGGGGTGATCGTCACCTTCATGGCGATTCTCGAATTAGCGCGTGAGTCGATGATCGAAATCGTGCAGAATGCGCCGCTCTCGCCGATCCACGTGCGTGCACGGCTGGCGCTGGAGGCGGGCGCCGAGGCCGCGTTCGACGCCGACGACATGACAGACGCCGCGGCGGACGAGTCGATCTTCGAGACCGATGGCGTGAGCGACAGCGACGCGTCGTCCGGCCGACAGCAGCGATAG
- the pqqE gene encoding pyrroloquinoline quinone biosynthesis protein PqqE, whose translation MSHLDDSVRPAPPLGMLAELTHRCPLQCPYCSNPLELTRKRDELDTATWQRVFAEAAELGVLQVHLSGGEPAARSDLEALVASCVEHGLYTNLITAGVNLSRARLDALAEAGLDHVQLSIQGATAEVNDRIANLPGAFEKKRAFAAEVTDAGLPLTLNSVIHRHNLHQLPELVELALDLGARRLEIAHAQYYGWALENRAALMPPREQVMEALALVEAARERLAGKLVIDAVVPDYYARLPKPCMNGWGRQSLNVTPAGRVLPCHAAETIPGLAFWNVREHCLGEIWYDSPAFNAYRGTAWMPDTCQSCERREIDWGGCRCQALALTGDARQMDPVCELSPYHDQIQTLAIVDASRDAEFRYRRFAREGR comes from the coding sequence ATGAGTCATCTCGATGATTCTGTCCGTCCCGCGCCGCCGCTCGGCATGCTGGCGGAGCTGACCCACCGCTGCCCGCTGCAGTGCCCCTACTGCTCCAACCCGCTCGAACTGACGCGCAAGCGCGACGAACTCGACACGGCAACCTGGCAGCGTGTCTTCGCCGAAGCCGCCGAGCTGGGCGTGCTGCAAGTGCATCTTTCGGGCGGCGAGCCGGCGGCGCGGTCGGATCTCGAAGCGCTGGTGGCGAGCTGCGTCGAGCACGGGCTCTACACCAATCTGATCACCGCCGGGGTCAATCTCTCGCGGGCGCGGCTCGATGCCCTGGCCGAGGCCGGGCTCGACCATGTGCAGCTCTCGATCCAGGGCGCCACTGCCGAGGTCAACGATCGCATCGCCAATCTGCCCGGCGCGTTCGAGAAGAAGCGCGCCTTTGCCGCCGAGGTCACCGACGCCGGCCTGCCGCTGACCCTCAACAGCGTGATCCACCGCCACAATCTGCACCAGCTGCCCGAGCTGGTGGAACTCGCGCTCGACCTGGGCGCACGGCGCCTGGAGATCGCCCACGCCCAGTACTACGGCTGGGCGCTGGAGAACCGCGCCGCGCTGATGCCACCGCGCGAGCAGGTGATGGAGGCGCTGGCGCTGGTCGAAGCCGCGCGGGAGCGGCTCGCGGGCAAGCTGGTGATCGATGCCGTGGTGCCGGACTACTATGCGCGCCTGCCCAAGCCGTGCATGAACGGCTGGGGGCGGCAGTCGCTCAACGTCACTCCGGCAGGGCGCGTACTGCCGTGCCACGCGGCGGAGACGATTCCCGGACTCGCGTTCTGGAACGTGCGCGAGCACTGCCTGGGCGAGATCTGGTACGACAGCCCGGCGTTCAACGCCTATCGCGGCACGGCTTGGATGCCGGATACCTGCCAGAGCTGCGAGCGGCGCGAGATCGACTGGGGCGGCTGCCGTTGCCAGGCGCTGGCGCTCACCGGCGACGCCCGCCAGATGGACCCGGTGTGCGAACTTTCGCCCTACCATGACCAGATCCAGACGCTGGCGATCGTCGACGCCAGCCGTGACGCCGAGTTCCGCTATCGGCGCTTCGCTCGCGAGGGGCGGTGA
- the pqqD gene encoding pyrroloquinoline quinone biosynthesis peptide chaperone PqqD codes for MNPSAPALAEEAIVRLPRGVRLREDKARGGWVLLAPERVFQLDPVAREVLSRVDGERDIGAIVDDLAATFAAPRERILGDVRAMLADLILKQVLEVA; via the coding sequence ATGAATCCATCAGCGCCAGCACTCGCCGAAGAGGCGATCGTACGTCTGCCGCGCGGCGTGAGACTGCGTGAAGACAAGGCCCGCGGCGGCTGGGTGCTGCTCGCGCCGGAGCGCGTGTTCCAGCTCGATCCGGTGGCCCGCGAGGTCCTCTCGCGGGTCGACGGCGAACGCGATATCGGCGCCATCGTCGATGATCTGGCCGCCACCTTCGCGGCCCCGCGCGAGCGCATTCTCGGCGACGTGCGCGCCATGCTCGCCGATCTGATCCTCAAGCAAGTGCTGGAAGTGGCATGA
- the pqqC gene encoding pyrroloquinoline-quinone synthase PqqC has product MSQLKVENHPDLVEPLSMAALEARLREVGETRYHHRHPFQLMLQNGELDKRQVQAWALNRYYYQAMIPIKDASLIARLDDPELRRIWRARLVDHDGEAPGEGGIARWLKLTDGLGLARELVVSTRGILPATRFAVEAYTYFVRDRTLLEAVASSLTELFSPMVIGQRVRGMLAHYDFVSAETLAYFEPRLTQAPRDAEMALDYVKRHAQRADQQQAVIDALRFKCSVLWAMLDALQYAYVAPGQVPPGAWNGEAERGGQPT; this is encoded by the coding sequence GTGTCGCAGCTGAAAGTCGAGAATCATCCCGATCTGGTCGAACCCCTGAGCATGGCAGCGCTGGAAGCGCGCCTGCGCGAGGTGGGCGAGACCCGCTATCACCATCGCCATCCGTTCCAGCTGATGCTGCAGAACGGCGAGCTGGACAAGCGCCAGGTGCAGGCCTGGGCGCTCAACCGCTACTACTACCAGGCGATGATCCCGATCAAGGATGCGTCCTTGATCGCGCGTCTCGACGATCCCGAGCTGCGCCGCATCTGGCGCGCCCGGCTGGTCGACCATGACGGCGAGGCGCCGGGCGAGGGTGGCATTGCGCGCTGGCTGAAGCTGACCGATGGCCTGGGACTGGCGCGTGAGCTGGTGGTTTCGACCCGCGGCATCCTGCCGGCCACGCGCTTCGCGGTGGAGGCTTACACCTACTTCGTGCGCGACCGCACGCTGCTGGAAGCGGTGGCTTCTTCGCTCACCGAGCTGTTTTCGCCGATGGTGATCGGCCAGCGGGTGCGCGGCATGCTGGCCCACTATGACTTCGTGTCGGCCGAGACCCTGGCCTACTTCGAACCGCGCCTGACCCAGGCGCCGCGGGATGCGGAGATGGCGCTGGATTACGTCAAGCGCCACGCCCAGCGTGCCGACCAGCAGCAGGCGGTGATCGATGCGCTGCGCTTCAAGTGCAGCGTCCTGTGGGCCATGCTCGATGCGCTCCAGTACGCCTACGTGGCGCCTGGCCAAGTCCCGCCGGGCGCCTGGAACGGCGAGGCTGAAAGGGGAGGGCAGCCGACATGA